A single Candidatus Abawacabacteria bacterium DNA region contains:
- a CDS encoding S-layer homology domain-containing protein, whose translation MSAKNKKRVKHDAPSARKPIKKRSKLWTWAGFLTAPEKEKVPSKLIQIRKRGMTKRTIGKRGHRKVDITIIGLVALIGVLMSFSSVQDFFKASILSVNQKNTIVTSAHNRLGVGYQLGGTGPDGYDCSGLTSAVVKEALGISLPRTSRDQYSVGREITFENLGIGDLVFFKTYGDGISHVGIITSISSKEIKMTHANSYSGKVQEEDIKNMAYWQKTYVGAREITTATKDFVASDKPDTSYKAPKQATPDDEYNNYFPPSERNDPRLKVGAATIESNSNNTKVISDTSIQASPTPTPTTSSSTTATPSPSIQNSALSAQNSSRPSWLPADTQSSPLALATPAPTATTTPSPSVTSRTTPTPSAIATPTPSPSQLSALSSQLSFTDLSTKHYAYSAIKQLSDLKVINGYEDGTFRPDDPVTRAELTKMVYKALNKDAKGSSTTPFNDIDNNHPLGKFVLSAYRDGVIKGYSDYTFRPQNSVTKAEGSKIILKAFKVPGEKAKTLVEDIDHLAELEDYIGYMINHNLLPIIDGLIRPDSALTRAQTSYILASLL comes from the coding sequence ATGTCTGCCAAAAATAAAAAACGTGTTAAGCACGATGCTCCCTCTGCTCGAAAGCCAATAAAAAAGCGCAGCAAGCTATGGACTTGGGCAGGCTTTTTGACTGCACCAGAGAAAGAAAAGGTACCAAGTAAACTCATTCAAATTAGAAAACGTGGTATGACCAAAAGAACCATTGGCAAAAGAGGACATAGAAAAGTAGATATTACTATTATTGGCCTAGTAGCATTAATTGGTGTCTTAATGAGTTTTTCTTCAGTACAAGATTTTTTTAAGGCTAGTATTCTTTCCGTCAATCAAAAGAATACTATTGTCACTAGTGCTCACAACCGTCTCGGCGTTGGCTATCAACTAGGCGGCACAGGTCCAGATGGCTATGACTGTTCAGGACTCACCTCTGCTGTCGTCAAAGAAGCTTTGGGCATCAGCCTACCACGAACATCCCGAGACCAATACAGTGTTGGTCGTGAAATTACATTTGAAAATCTTGGTATTGGTGATTTAGTTTTTTTCAAAACATATGGGGACGGCATTTCTCATGTAGGCATTATTACGTCTATTTCCAGCAAAGAAATAAAAATGACCCATGCCAATAGCTATTCTGGCAAGGTGCAAGAAGAAGACATCAAAAACATGGCCTACTGGCAAAAAACGTACGTAGGTGCCCGCGAAATCACGACAGCGACAAAAGACTTTGTGGCATCAGACAAACCTGATACTAGTTACAAGGCGCCCAAACAAGCTACTCCCGATGATGAATACAATAACTACTTCCCACCATCAGAAAGAAATGACCCCAGACTAAAAGTAGGAGCAGCCACCATAGAAAGCAACAGCAACAACACAAAAGTAATTAGTGACACTAGTATTCAGGCCAGCCCCACTCCCACACCAACAACATCTTCTTCTACTACTGCAACACCTTCACCATCAATTCAGAATTCAGCACTCAGCGCTCAGAATTCTTCCCGCCCTTCCTGGCTCCCAGCAGACACTCAATCATCCCCGCTTGCCCTAGCAACACCAGCTCCCACTGCCACCACTACACCATCACCATCCGTAACCTCCAGAACCACACCCACACCGTCAGCAATAGCTACCCCTACCCCTTCCCCATCTCAGCTCTCAGCTCTAAGCTCTCAGCTCTCTTTTACCGATCTCAGCACAAAACATTACGCCTATTCTGCTATTAAACAGCTAAGCGACTTGAAAGTTATTAATGGATATGAAGATGGTACATTCCGACCTGATGACCCTGTGACCAGAGCAGAACTTACCAAAATGGTTTATAAAGCCTTAAATAAGGATGCAAAGGGTTCTTCCACAACTCCGTTTAATGATATTGATAATAATCACCCATTAGGAAAGTTTGTGCTCAGCGCCTATCGAGATGGTGTGATTAAGGGATATTCAGATTACACTTTCCGACCACAGAATTCTGTGACCAAGGCTGAAGGTAGCAAAATCATTCTCAAAGCCTTCAAGGTGCCTGGCGAAAAAGCAAAAACTCTGGTGGAAGATATTGATCACTTGGCCGAACTAGAAGATTATATTGGTTATATGATCAATCACAACCTACTCCCAATTATCGACGGCCTAATTCGTCCTGATTCCGCTCTCACTAGAGCGCAAACATCATATATCTTGGCGTCACTGTTATAG
- a CDS encoding lamin tail domain-containing protein: protein MTRKESTAIFGLAWLISLLPLPQVHAVTIRDVVISEIAWAGSQDSAQDEWLELFNTTNASIDLTGWHIEDDNGAQTYALSGIIPAHSYFLLESKEIATSITADQVRTLSLSNAGDSLVLKNAADIVVDSVNATSGAWPAGNNTTHATMERIANDHEGNDSNNWQTSSTTTTATASIGSSLIGSPKAANGNVAASTSDQVVSLIADKTIIRSDEELVLTIQVANAQNTSNFGLDITYDSSKLQYIQSQEGPFLSDNGSVTTSFQAALLNASAGTVIIGNARTISPLTGRSGNGSLATVRFKALNSISGSTTIALSNNSFLSTPTAHSDIAAWPSIVIQIEDSSGVPPVNGLRSEPGVERYTIKLLWDASATTDTQYAVYRRDAHDTWQLLGETTTTSFIDQDPIAHGGHIIPQALYQYQVKAKKNSIYSTPVTIEATDTRGWRGDNNRSDRVDGIDLENIARIWTVDDTQTGFNPLVDTSIDGIVNGQDLLDLATTWAKTYP from the coding sequence ATGACAAGAAAAGAGTCCACGGCAATTTTCGGTCTTGCTTGGCTAATCAGTTTGTTACCACTACCACAAGTTCATGCCGTTACGATAAGAGATGTGGTGATCAGTGAGATTGCTTGGGCTGGCTCACAGGATAGTGCTCAAGATGAATGGTTGGAACTTTTTAATACTACCAACGCCAGTATCGACCTTACCGGCTGGCATATTGAAGATGATAATGGCGCCCAGACATATGCTCTGAGTGGCATCATCCCAGCCCATAGCTACTTTCTCTTGGAAAGCAAAGAAATAGCGACATCTATCACAGCAGATCAAGTTCGAACCCTTTCTTTAAGCAATGCTGGTGACAGTTTAGTGCTAAAAAATGCCGCAGATATTGTTGTCGACAGCGTCAATGCTACTAGTGGTGCTTGGCCCGCTGGTAATAATACCACGCATGCCACTATGGAAAGAATAGCCAATGATCACGAGGGGAATGACAGCAATAATTGGCAAACCAGCAGCACCACCACCACTGCCACAGCCAGTATAGGCAGTAGCTTGATTGGCTCTCCCAAAGCAGCCAATGGCAATGTCGCAGCAAGCACCTCTGATCAAGTTGTTTCCCTAATCGCAGACAAGACAATAATTCGTAGCGATGAAGAACTTGTACTTACTATCCAGGTGGCGAATGCTCAAAATACTAGTAATTTTGGTCTAGACATAACTTATGATTCCAGCAAATTACAATATATTCAAAGCCAGGAAGGCCCATTTCTAAGCGATAATGGCAGCGTCACCACATCTTTCCAAGCGGCATTATTAAATGCTAGCGCCGGCACCGTAATTATTGGCAATGCCAGAACTATTTCACCACTGACAGGGAGAAGTGGTAATGGCAGCTTAGCAACTGTACGATTCAAGGCTCTAAACAGCATCAGTGGTAGTACTACTATTGCACTCAGCAATAATAGTTTCCTAAGCACACCAACAGCTCATAGTGATATTGCCGCTTGGCCTAGTATTGTCATTCAGATTGAAGATTCCTCTGGTGTGCCCCCAGTAAATGGCTTGCGCAGTGAACCTGGAGTAGAACGTTATACTATCAAGCTACTATGGGACGCTAGTGCTACTACTGATACCCAGTATGCCGTTTATCGCCGCGATGCTCACGATACATGGCAATTATTAGGAGAAACCACTACCACTAGTTTTATCGATCAAGATCCAATAGCCCACGGTGGCCATATTATTCCCCAAGCTCTTTACCAGTACCAAGTAAAAGCGAAAAAGAACAGTATCTATAGCACCCCAGTAACTATTGAGGCCACCGACACCAGAGGCTGGCGCGGCGACAATAATCGCTCCGATCGAGTAGATGGTATCGATCTGGAAAATATTGCCCGCATTTGGACAGTTGATGATACCCAGACAGGATTCAATCCATTAGTAGATACCAGCATCGACGGTATTGTGAATGGTCAAGACCTGCTTGATTTAGCGACCACTTGGGCAAAAACTTATCCTTAA
- a CDS encoding MFS transporter — translation MLLRKLRKAHSLSPKTNQLLSLVSLLVLIEGSLWYLLPNRFEDLLGIELAGVAVAAYGIASVLTNMPMADISDKVSRSFAVYVGIILFTISLLFLHIISFPVAVIIMFLLGIASSCISVGALQLILDHTQNSKSGKATGRYYAFRSIGWSFGGIIGSILMYLFSFTGIAIFLLSLAIFFYFRFLKLLPQRHSLKKVKKSLHILLRDRVYQGEWTQLRKYGLLLATYMAYCLSFGVYEYSIWIAEPIYTANMGTHIILGAVILSALELPRLLFSSRIGALVDKFGGRHFVKIGLLASMAIHIYFIWFSQHTLFDLILMFITMAISDIFLLLAFNQQLHHSVPKNLRAEAFSAGETFYDIGGIVAPLIVGLLLATNMNFSALFSITFLFYGVVCAMILVLLWRDSSLFKLSPIRQEE, via the coding sequence ATGCTTCTCCGCAAACTGAGAAAAGCTCATTCTCTCTCGCCCAAGACCAATCAATTACTATCCTTGGTGAGCCTATTAGTACTTATCGAAGGTTCTCTTTGGTATCTCCTGCCTAACCGTTTTGAGGACTTACTAGGTATTGAATTGGCAGGTGTCGCAGTCGCTGCTTATGGTATTGCTTCTGTACTTACTAATATGCCCATGGCTGATATTTCTGACAAAGTAAGTCGCAGCTTTGCTGTCTATGTCGGCATTATATTATTTACTATCAGTTTATTATTTTTGCATATTATCTCTTTTCCTGTTGCTGTCATTATAATGTTTTTATTAGGAATAGCATCATCTTGCATTAGTGTAGGAGCCCTACAATTGATCTTGGATCACACTCAAAATAGCAAAAGTGGCAAAGCTACTGGTAGATATTATGCTTTTCGCTCCATCGGTTGGTCTTTTGGCGGCATTATTGGCAGTATTTTGATGTACCTGTTTTCCTTTACTGGTATCGCTATTTTCCTTTTGAGTCTAGCTATTTTCTTTTACTTTCGCTTTTTAAAGCTTCTACCACAAAGGCATTCACTTAAAAAAGTGAAAAAGAGTCTTCATATATTATTACGAGACCGTGTTTACCAAGGTGAATGGACACAATTGCGCAAATATGGACTTCTATTAGCTACTTACATGGCTTACTGTTTGAGTTTTGGTGTCTATGAGTACTCAATTTGGATTGCCGAGCCAATTTATACCGCTAATATGGGGACGCATATTATTCTAGGGGCGGTAATTTTATCTGCATTAGAACTTCCTCGCCTACTTTTTTCTAGTAGAATTGGTGCACTAGTAGACAAATTTGGTGGTCGCCACTTCGTCAAAATTGGTTTATTGGCAAGTATGGCCATTCATATCTACTTTATTTGGTTTTCACAGCACACTTTATTCGATTTGATTCTCATGTTCATTACTATGGCTATTAGTGATATTTTCTTGTTACTAGCGTTTAACCAACAACTACATCACAGCGTGCCAAAAAACTTACGCGCAGAAGCTTTTAGTGCCGGTGAAACATTTTATGATATTGGTGGGATAGTTGCTCCTCTAATAGTAGGTTTACTTTTAGCTACTAATATGAACTTTTCAGCGCTATTTTCGATTACATTTCTATTTTATGGTGTGGTATGTGCAATGATTCTAGTTCTACTATGGAGAGATTCCTCTTTGTTTAAACTGAGTCCGATTCGTCAAGAAGAATAA
- the priA gene encoding primosomal protein N' has protein sequence MRYYQVLLKEKYCLSVGPLTYLSAMEIIPGTLVKVPFRNKEVAGLLIEEVAPFEAKGYELKEIVSIHDHLLSPAQMSLVKWLADYYAVPLQKAVLVCLPGELWKGTKELRITNYELRIGEKEHVLTGVQREIVEGILQGGSATWLLHGVTGSGKTEIYLQVAKEVLRQGKQVIILVPEIALTPQTSKRFEERFPGQVAILHSGVTVSQKKKLYQEIRERKKNVVLGARSALFAPAHALGLIIIDEEHEQSYHQDQSPRYHAVTVARKLQELTDSILILGSATPSLTSYQDQEQKVVLLPERVHGGFPDIELIDMRNELKAKNYSPLSERLQEAIGEELAQKRQVLLFLNRRGFASTYLCRECGFREMCPHCEISLTVHLSNYHGGFDPEAKLICHYCGFTKQPPSSCPRCSSVALKALGSGTQKIIMELERLFPHARTVRVDADTMTSAASYHEFYQDFLDHKYDIVLGTQMIAKGLHLPKVQLVGVILADLSFHFPEYTAQEKTFQLLTQVSGRAGRMGEKGRVYIQTYDPSYAVLRHVVNHDYAGFRAEELGFRQEYWYPPFCDILRLTVYEKTNQEAKKEAGQLKDLLSREKVARNLIFELLGPTPAWLHRRVGKFGYHLILKVPKGEDILSQLVTFMPKNVMIDRE, from the coding sequence ATGCGTTATTATCAGGTTTTGCTGAAAGAGAAGTATTGTCTGTCGGTTGGTCCTTTGACCTATTTGAGTGCTATGGAGATTATTCCAGGGACCTTGGTAAAGGTGCCTTTTCGCAATAAGGAAGTAGCCGGCTTGTTAATTGAAGAAGTTGCGCCATTTGAAGCCAAAGGTTATGAGTTGAAGGAAATTGTTTCTATTCATGATCATTTACTTTCTCCTGCACAAATGTCTTTAGTAAAATGGCTTGCAGATTACTACGCTGTACCATTGCAAAAGGCTGTGCTGGTTTGTTTACCCGGGGAACTGTGGAAGGGGACGAAAGAATTACGAATTACGAATTACGAATTACGAATTGGGGAAAAGGAGCATGTTTTGACAGGTGTGCAAAGAGAGATAGTGGAGGGAATATTGCAGGGGGGAAGTGCTACTTGGCTTTTGCATGGAGTTACTGGGTCTGGTAAGACGGAGATTTATTTGCAGGTAGCTAAAGAAGTACTGAGGCAAGGAAAGCAGGTGATTATTCTTGTGCCCGAGATTGCCCTGACGCCGCAGACTAGTAAGCGCTTTGAGGAACGCTTTCCTGGACAAGTAGCCATTCTTCATTCTGGAGTGACGGTGAGTCAAAAGAAAAAGCTTTATCAAGAGATTCGGGAAAGGAAAAAGAATGTGGTATTAGGAGCTCGCAGTGCTTTGTTTGCTCCGGCACATGCTTTGGGCTTGATTATCATCGATGAGGAGCATGAACAAAGTTATCATCAAGATCAGTCGCCTCGTTACCATGCGGTGACAGTTGCTAGAAAGTTGCAAGAGCTGACGGATAGTATTCTGATTTTGGGCAGTGCTACGCCCAGTCTCACTAGCTATCAGGATCAAGAACAAAAGGTAGTGCTTTTACCCGAGCGAGTGCATGGGGGTTTCCCGGATATTGAATTAATTGATATGAGAAATGAGTTGAAAGCAAAAAACTATTCTCCTCTATCAGAACGATTACAGGAAGCTATCGGTGAGGAATTAGCTCAAAAAAGACAGGTGTTACTGTTTCTCAACCGTCGCGGTTTCGCTTCAACGTATCTTTGTCGTGAATGTGGTTTTCGAGAGATGTGTCCTCATTGTGAAATTAGTTTAACGGTACATTTATCAAACTACCATGGTGGATTCGATCCTGAAGCAAAGTTAATTTGTCATTATTGTGGTTTTACTAAGCAGCCACCTAGCTCATGTCCGCGATGTTCTAGTGTGGCATTGAAGGCTCTAGGTAGTGGTACTCAAAAGATTATTATGGAATTAGAGCGTCTTTTCCCTCATGCTAGGACAGTTCGGGTTGATGCCGACACGATGACATCTGCTGCCAGTTATCATGAGTTTTATCAAGACTTTTTGGATCATAAATATGACATTGTGCTGGGCACTCAGATGATTGCCAAGGGATTACATTTACCTAAAGTACAATTAGTAGGAGTGATCTTGGCTGATTTATCATTTCATTTTCCAGAGTACACTGCCCAAGAAAAAACCTTTCAGCTGCTTACTCAAGTTTCTGGACGAGCGGGACGTATGGGGGAAAAAGGGCGGGTATACATTCAAACGTATGATCCGAGTTATGCAGTGCTGAGACATGTGGTGAATCATGATTATGCTGGTTTTCGTGCTGAAGAATTAGGTTTCCGTCAAGAGTATTGGTACCCGCCATTTTGCGATATATTGCGCTTAACTGTTTATGAAAAAACCAATCAAGAGGCAAAGAAAGAGGCTGGCCAATTAAAAGATCTATTGAGTCGGGAAAAAGTAGCTCGCAATTTAATATTTGAGTTATTGGGGCCTACTCCAGCCTGGCTACATCGTCGAGTTGGTAAGTTTGGTTATCATCTCATTTTGAAAGTACCCAAAGGCGAAGATATATTGAGTCAGTTAGTAACCTTTATGCCTAAGAATGTGATGATAGATAGGGAGTGA
- the recG gene encoding ATP-dependent DNA helicase RecG, with translation MLRLDSLIIELPRVGEQMATKLHKLGIFRLRDLLTHFPRTYDNQTEIRKVVYAVQNEQNTLRVTINQIKNVRTKYRKVFTEAKVSDDSGSLQVVWFNQPYLINQLKVGMEVILSGKLKFGFGRLSMQSPEVEIVKSEQIHTGRLVPIYPETEGVSSKWLRAQIHSQLAAAGQFQEFLPEHIREQYGLVSRAWAIQQIHFPDGEKEVTAARFRLAFEEMLMMQLSAQKKRLAWQEQSTDGKAMPLLTEMVKEFVGALAFKLTQDQKVVTYEILKDMEKHVPMLRMLQGDVGSGKTIVAAVALFQAVKSGFQGAIMAPTEILARQHAVTLFPLFSKYGIRIELLVGSTTEKQKQEIVIGLKNKTIDIIVGTHAIIQETVGFANLGLAIVDEQHRFGVQQRARLKAHGSPHLLLMTATPIPRSLALTLYGDQDLSLIKELPPGRKPIVTRVIAEKERKKAYLFIDDQITKGRQIFVVCPLIEESDLLEVKAATQEYEKLQNEIFPQRKVGLLHGKMKPKEKDEIMQQFIRKELDILVSTAVIEVGVNVPNATIMMIEGADRFGLAQLHQFRGRVGRGDQQSYCLLFTDSNSSTVYTRLKAMEKHHSGFDLAELDLQLRGPGEIYGTKQSGLPDFKMASLTDSELIYKTRTAAISLLSEDPTLEKYPDLKREWDTYQAKRQNFLVE, from the coding sequence ATGTTACGCCTGGATAGTTTGATTATTGAATTGCCGCGAGTAGGGGAGCAGATGGCTACTAAGCTTCATAAGTTAGGTATTTTTAGGCTGCGGGATTTGCTAACCCATTTCCCTCGGACATACGACAATCAAACGGAAATCAGAAAAGTTGTCTATGCAGTGCAGAATGAGCAGAATACATTGCGGGTCACAATTAATCAGATCAAGAATGTTCGGACCAAATATAGGAAAGTGTTTACTGAGGCGAAGGTGAGTGATGATAGTGGTTCATTACAAGTAGTTTGGTTTAATCAGCCTTATCTGATTAATCAATTGAAAGTGGGTATGGAAGTTATTCTTTCGGGCAAGCTTAAATTTGGTTTTGGCCGATTAAGCATGCAAAGTCCTGAGGTGGAGATTGTGAAATCTGAGCAGATTCACACAGGTAGGTTGGTACCCATTTATCCTGAGACAGAAGGAGTATCTTCCAAATGGTTACGAGCGCAAATTCATAGCCAATTAGCTGCAGCAGGACAATTTCAAGAGTTTTTGCCAGAGCATATTCGTGAACAATACGGCTTAGTGTCACGAGCTTGGGCGATACAACAAATACATTTTCCTGATGGCGAAAAAGAGGTGACAGCAGCGCGCTTTCGTTTGGCTTTTGAGGAAATGCTGATGATGCAACTTTCAGCTCAGAAGAAGCGGTTGGCTTGGCAAGAGCAAAGCACTGATGGTAAAGCAATGCCTTTGCTCACTGAGATGGTAAAGGAATTTGTCGGAGCTTTGGCGTTTAAGCTTACTCAAGATCAAAAAGTGGTAACGTACGAAATACTAAAAGATATGGAGAAACATGTACCCATGCTGCGTATGTTGCAGGGTGATGTGGGCTCGGGAAAAACCATTGTCGCTGCTGTTGCTCTTTTCCAGGCTGTTAAATCAGGCTTCCAAGGGGCAATTATGGCTCCTACCGAAATATTGGCCAGGCAACATGCGGTTACTTTGTTTCCGCTCTTTAGTAAATATGGGATTCGCATTGAATTGTTGGTAGGGTCAACAACAGAAAAGCAAAAACAAGAGATTGTGATAGGTTTAAAAAACAAAACTATCGATATTATTGTGGGCACGCATGCTATCATTCAAGAAACGGTTGGCTTCGCCAATCTTGGTCTGGCAATTGTAGATGAACAACATCGCTTTGGCGTGCAGCAAAGAGCTAGGTTGAAGGCGCATGGTTCGCCCCATTTGCTACTCATGACAGCAACACCTATTCCTCGCAGCTTGGCTCTGACGCTCTATGGTGATCAGGACTTGTCACTCATTAAAGAATTGCCACCAGGAAGAAAGCCAATAGTGACGCGAGTAATTGCGGAAAAAGAACGCAAAAAGGCCTATTTATTTATTGATGATCAAATTACTAAAGGCAGACAGATATTTGTTGTTTGTCCATTGATTGAGGAGTCAGATCTCTTGGAGGTGAAGGCCGCTACACAAGAATATGAAAAATTGCAGAACGAGATATTTCCTCAGCGCAAAGTGGGTTTATTACATGGCAAAATGAAGCCAAAAGAAAAGGATGAGATCATGCAACAATTTATCCGCAAAGAACTAGATATTCTCGTGTCTACAGCGGTGATTGAAGTAGGCGTGAATGTTCCTAATGCCACTATTATGATGATAGAAGGAGCAGATCGTTTTGGTTTAGCCCAGCTCCATCAATTTCGTGGGCGTGTAGGTAGAGGAGATCAACAATCTTACTGTTTACTCTTCACAGATAGTAATTCATCTACTGTTTATACACGTCTCAAGGCTATGGAAAAACATCATAGTGGTTTTGATTTGGCGGAATTGGACTTGCAATTAAGAGGCCCAGGAGAAATTTATGGTACTAAACAGAGTGGCTTGCCAGATTTCAAAATGGCTAGTCTGACAGATAGTGAGCTGATTTATAAAACTCGAACTGCAGCAATCAGCTTACTCAGCGAAGATCCTACATTGGAAAAGTATCCTGATCTGAAGCGGGAATGGGATACATACCAAGCGAAACGGCAAAATTTCTTAGTAGAATAA
- a CDS encoding VOC family protein: MNRPIHFEVHAENPERAMQFYQTMFGWQFQKWGEVPYWIVTTGPKEEAGIDGGLMPRKAPINDTCGVIAYVCTMEVSNVDEMTEKALKNGGQMALEKMPIPGMGWLVYCKDTEGNIFGMMQNDPKAA; encoded by the coding sequence ATGAATCGTCCCATCCACTTCGAAGTTCATGCTGAGAATCCTGAACGTGCCATGCAGTTCTATCAAACGATGTTTGGTTGGCAATTTCAAAAATGGGGCGAAGTCCCATATTGGATAGTAACCACCGGACCCAAAGAAGAAGCCGGTATTGACGGTGGTCTCATGCCCCGCAAAGCACCTATCAATGATACTTGTGGTGTTATCGCTTACGTTTGTACTATGGAAGTAAGTAATGTTGATGAAATGACTGAGAAAGCGCTAAAGAATGGCGGCCAAATGGCACTAGAGAAAATGCCTATTCCTGGTATGGGCTGGCTAGTCTATTGCAAAGACACCGAAGGGAACATTTTTGGTATGATGCAAAATGACCCAAAGGCAGCATAA
- the amrB gene encoding AmmeMemoRadiSam system protein B, whose protein sequence is MLPSSIAIIASLISSLFAPTISFAPENNVVAAIVPHHLPTAQAIVTDIFAELGKETPGTIVLVSPDHWGIASSNFTTVADDHFQGIAIDTTLRSQLIAQMPEYTVSMNDTQISKEHGITALLSTIKHYSPESKLLPLVISIPTTEESLDNLARILTKFDHIAAVASTDFSHYLPSQAADLHDLTSLSTIFSFTKENFSRLEVDCWQCLYLVHAIADQKDAHDLELRHHTNSAKITNSEHLAPEVTSYVGMLMRKGQKPTTFDLPITMIAVGDIMLDRYVESLILKHGKDYPLKNIRQLLHGFDIVMGNLEGPVIAKRKQTPHNSLNFSFAPQLLSVLEQYGFTIFTIANNHTHDHGKEGFQETQEHIHDAGLESVGSPVEVNEHFVVSKEIKGKTITFLGFNATSPLFSEESALQLIDTVNANKNSLLLVNIHWGEEYQLKHNTRQQSLAHKFIDHGVDGIIGHHPHVVQPIEIYQGKAIFYSLGNFIFDQYFSTNTQEELAVGLTIYQDSIQYSLFPLISKKSQPELMTPEKAKQFLSNLAKRSTPELGKAIESAMIETKL, encoded by the coding sequence ATGCTGCCCTCTTCCATTGCCATTATTGCTAGCCTCATTTCCTCATTATTTGCTCCCACTATTTCCTTTGCTCCAGAAAATAATGTAGTGGCTGCCATTGTCCCTCACCATCTGCCTACCGCGCAGGCAATAGTCACTGACATTTTTGCTGAACTTGGCAAAGAAACTCCGGGAACTATTGTATTAGTAAGCCCGGATCATTGGGGAATTGCCAGTAGTAACTTTACCACCGTCGCTGACGATCACTTTCAGGGAATAGCCATTGATACAACATTACGCAGCCAACTGATTGCTCAAATGCCAGAGTATACAGTGAGCATGAATGACACTCAAATTAGTAAAGAGCATGGCATTACTGCTTTATTAAGCACAATTAAACACTATAGTCCCGAAAGTAAATTACTTCCTTTAGTAATTTCTATTCCTACCACTGAAGAAAGTTTAGATAACTTAGCCAGAATATTGACCAAATTTGATCATATTGCAGCCGTTGCAAGCACTGACTTTTCTCATTATTTACCTTCACAAGCAGCTGATTTACATGATTTAACTAGTTTAAGTACTATTTTTTCTTTTACTAAAGAAAACTTTTCCAGGCTAGAAGTTGATTGCTGGCAATGCCTCTACCTTGTGCATGCTATTGCTGATCAGAAAGATGCGCATGACCTTGAATTGCGCCATCACACTAACTCAGCAAAAATTACCAATAGTGAACACTTGGCTCCAGAAGTAACTAGTTACGTAGGCATGCTGATGCGTAAGGGGCAAAAGCCAACTACTTTTGATTTACCTATCACCATGATTGCTGTCGGCGACATTATGCTCGATCGCTATGTGGAGTCGCTTATCCTCAAGCATGGCAAAGATTATCCTTTAAAAAACATTCGCCAACTTCTCCATGGTTTCGATATTGTTATGGGCAACTTGGAAGGGCCAGTAATCGCTAAACGCAAGCAAACTCCTCATAACTCTCTCAACTTCTCTTTTGCACCGCAGCTTTTATCGGTACTTGAGCAATACGGTTTTACTATTTTTACTATTGCTAACAATCATACCCATGATCACGGTAAAGAGGGCTTCCAAGAAACCCAAGAGCATATTCACGACGCTGGGTTGGAAAGTGTGGGCAGTCCAGTGGAAGTAAATGAGCACTTTGTCGTTAGCAAAGAAATCAAAGGCAAAACCATCACTTTTTTGGGCTTCAATGCCACTTCGCCACTCTTCAGTGAAGAAAGTGCTTTGCAACTAATTGATACTGTAAACGCAAATAAAAATAGCTTACTATTAGTGAATATTCATTGGGGTGAAGAATATCAGCTGAAACATAATACCCGGCAACAAAGTCTTGCTCATAAATTCATTGACCATGGTGTTGACGGTATCATTGGCCATCATCCTCATGTCGTACAACCAATTGAGATCTATCAAGGCAAAGCTATTTTCTACTCCCTAGGAAACTTTATTTTTGATCAATACTTTTCTACTAACACGCAAGAAGAACTGGCTGTCGGTTTAACTATTTATCAAGATAGTATTCAATACTCTCTTTTTCCTTTGATTAGTAAAAAGTCTCAACCAGAATTGATGACACCAGAAAAGGCAAAACAGTTTCTCAGCAATTTAGCTAAAAGAAGTACCCCTGAACTAGGCAAGGCTATTGAAAGTGCTATGATCGAAACGAAATTATAG